The Prunus dulcis chromosome 5, ALMONDv2, whole genome shotgun sequence genomic sequence CAATCTGCAGCAGCCAAAAGAATTATGACTGGGATTGGGAGGAAAGACAAACCCAGGATAAAAAATCTTCTTGTTCCTCCATTTCCAAAGGAACCAGCATGTTATCGCTTAATTTAACTACCTAGATGAGACCAGAAGATTAACACCATTTCTCGCACCAGAAAGCATCTGTCATGTGTGTTCAAATTCTTAGATTTCTGTAAATCTCTCTAATAGAGAAGGAAAATTAATTCTTTAGTGCAGTGGGCTCAACCAAATGCCTTATGTTGAAAAATTGCTGCACCAAGAAATATCGAAGAATGCAGTGTTCTTAGAATTCTTCACAGATATTCAGGTGACATGGGGGAGGAAGATAGAGAAATATCCGGAGGTTGTTATGTTATGTTTAGGTAGAAAGACATGCCAATTGATTTAATCCatgtaattgtttttttcttcttcgtaTCCACAGTGTTAGAATTTCCTTCATGAAAACTCCTtgcaactttttcttttccagtgGTTCATTCTCTCATATTGTCCCATTAATAACTGGGTTTGTTACTGATGGGTGATTGCAAACAGAGATCGTTGTCGATAATATTACCTCACTGAGGCTTGTCAAATCACGACTCTATCCTCTAGGTTCCCTTCAATGTCTCACCTTGTACATTGTACCTGTATGCAGGTTTTGCAACTCCTCTATAGCATGGCCAGTGAGCTGCTGTTTCTAGGTGCAAGTGCGATCATGAATAGcggattttgtttcttttgcagGTTTCTGATTGCATTTGAACTTTATTGTAACCTCAAAAGGTAGATGATCGTTTCATTGTTTCTCAAGGTTTTCCAGACTAGTTATGATAACCGGAAATTCAGCATATCCCTGGTTAGAAATTTTGCACATGAGATCGCGACCATCGTGGTATAAACTCTGGAGTTAGCTCAATAGTGGTTTTGAGACAATTGGGAAATCGGGTTTGATGCTTATTGGTTTCATCGGCAATAAAATTTGCAGTACGTTATTGTATCTTGAGGAACAAAACCTCCAAATTTTTGTACCACATTATTGCATGCTTTATAGGATGCAATTTTCGCAGCAAAAAAGAAGACTAATGCCAAGAAACATAAAAGGATTCTTGATCAACCAGGAAAGGGTTGTTTTGAACACTATTTCAACGCCAAGAAATTTGAATCGCATGACACGAGCAAGTCGTGATGGTTTTCATTTTGGCGCTgacaatttttattattttatttattgaatttttcttaTCCGCCAATAATTCAGGACCATCAACAACTATGACATAATCTTTtacttaatatttttttgggcaTTATCACTATCCTTATTTGTATATACGATTTTGTGCATCATCAATACGAAAACTTCCAATAAAATGCACAAGTGCACTCATGCTTGGTTTCCTGTTATTAGTGCTTAGCTTTGATTACAAGCATAAGATCAAAATACATAATAACTATAGAATTCAGTTTCTTCATACAAAATTTATCGGGGTGATTTTATTGGCACCCCAAAATTTGCTCTTTGCACCCCACATTCTCTTTACACCCTACCAAATTTtactaaaatttaaaattactcaCTACACCCTATTTTTCTTCCTAAATTGTCCTCATAAACCCCATTCCTTAACTTACATGTGTAAATCCCACCGAAATCGTTATCTTGTTTCAGTGGTAGTCCATCAAatgtgttttcatttttcagtgGTAGTCCATCAAATGTGTTTTCGTTTTTCAGTGGTAGTCCACCGAatatgttttagttttttagtGGTACTTCACCGAATTTGTTTCCGTTTTTCAGTGGTAGTATACTGAATTCGTTTCTTGTTTCAGTGAATTCATTTCTTGTTTCAGTGATCATTTACTGAATTCGTTACTAAGTTTGTActtaatattgttttttagATATGAAGAGGACTCAAAGAAGTACTACTGAGGCTTTATCATCTCGACTTGATAGAAAACGTCTCACAGCCTCAACGAGGAGACATAAAGCAGCGAGGTTATCCCCTCAAGTGGACTAGCCCCAACATGGTCCCCCAGACCACTTTAAGGATACTATAGAGGTTGAAGATGTAGTTGTTACTCATGATAATAATGTTGAGGTAGATGTCGAGCCTACTGAGCCATCTCGAGTAGGTCCCATGGATCCATATTTACTTATGAGTTTTAAAACTCACATAGCAGCTACAATTTGGAATAACTAGGTAAGTCGTTTTACTGTAACAATAGAAAGCAGAATATAAGTCTGGTTCATGGTAATTAATCTAAATACGACACAACTTTGGAAGCGTCACCCATAATAGCAGCATAAACACAACACGAAGCAGATACAACAAACACGGCATAGGCATGGGCACAACGGAAACACAACACGAAGCAGATATGACAAACAAGGCACATGCACGAGCACAAGAGAAAAtcctaaaataaattaggGCACACAGTAGAAAACCAGTGGACACAACACACAGGTCACCAGAAAGTCGGCTCTgatgccaagtcaaacaatatgaGTAGAATATTTACAGGttgtatttcattctccaaaaggaggtatttataatacaaggtTACAAATCCTAGTAGGGTTATACTAGGAAATAAGATAAAGTCCTAATTACATAATATCtatacaaaaaggaaagaaatagaATCATAATATACtaggaagtaaatctcctaATTACACTAGGATCTCGCTTACAATGTTTCGGTGGCATCCCACCAAATTTGCCTATCGTGTTCGAAACTGGTGTGCTGAACGCAACCAACGACCATCATGAAATCCTAAACTTGAAAAacgccaaaaaataaactcatacCTCATTCGAAGCCTCTCTAACTTCAGTCTCACCCttcatgaataaatataagaTATTTTTTCACTAATATAAGCGTATAAACCTCATTAGGGTTGAAGGAACATGATGGTTTGAGAAAAAAGTATGACTAGGGTTGCATGAACATTTGTAGGGTGTAgtaaacaaatttaaattttatttaattttttttatccttAACGGTAATTATGTATAAGGGTAAAATAAGTTATTCATGTTTAAAATTTGTATGGGGTGCAAAGAGCAAATAATGGGGTGCCAATAAAATCACCCAAAATGTTATTGGCATGCATTTTTTCATATAACTATTTGCATCCGACTTTATATAAGTTGTCTCACTAGACTTGCAAGACTTATAGTTACCGCTCCTCTCACAAGCAAGTATTAATTGAGGTCTCCTTTTGCCCTCACCTCCATAATCAGACATTTTAATTACAATGAcaatattattcatttttcattgtGCACGAGCCCATCTAAGTAGTGCATCTCTACCATTGAATATCTACACGTAAAACTCATGttatttaaagataaaatttgaaacattaATGCCACGTTAATGATACTAAAAAGGATTTCAGACAAAAAAGAACTCAAAATAATTACTGAATAATTGTGAATTGATCACTATAATCCATTAGACATTCTGTTTCCACATTGTTGCCTTCAGTAGGGGCGTCaccttgtttttgttcattcAATGGGAATAAGATCAAAATAGCTTGCATTAAATTTGTGGTAGACCAGTAAGttactaaatatatatatatatatatattttggttcGTTGCCACTGAAACACAGGTAAAATTTCGATAATAAACAACTGAACAACTTTCCATGTTACGGTGGATCTCCACCACATATTAAGTTCATGACTGGTCAAACACAACTGAAAATGGTGCAATGTTTCGGTGGCATCCCACCGAATTTACCTATCACGTTCGGTACTAATGTGCTGAACGCAACTAGCAACCATCATGAAATACTAAACTTACAAAacgccaaaaaataaactcatacCTCATTCGAAGCCTCTCTAACTTCAATCTCATCCttcatgaataaatataagatattttttcaccaatataaacatataaatcTCGTTAGAGTTGTATGAACATGATGGTTTGAGAAAAAAGTCAAACTAGGGTGTCAGGAACATATATGGGGTGTAGTGagcaattttaattttaattttaaattttttttgtcctaACGGTAATTATGTATAAGGATAAAATAGGTTATTCATGTTTAAAATTAGTACGGGGTGCAAAGAGCAAATAATGGAGTGCCAATAAAATCTCCTAAAATGTTATTAAcatgcatttttttcttttcgtataataaaaaataaatatatagacatttttcacatgttttcatatttttcatatttttccataatattatattaattgaaTTAAAGAATCTATTTgagcaaaaattattcaagTAACAAATAAGGCTTTTCAAATTGCCACTTGAATCAACAAACTTCAATTTGAAGGGTTTTATTTGCTACACTGTTGGAGATGCTCCAACATCCAACAGTGTCATTTCGAGCCAATTGATCTTGGGTCATTCATAACCACAGAGCGGGAGAGCATCAGAGTTTTACGATCATTCCAAGTTGACGAAATGGATTGGGGTTTTGTACATAAAGCTTGGGACAAGTGGGCTTCTCCCAATATCGGCTCTGGTGAGTGCCGCCTGCAGAGCCTCGCCTGTCTGTGCATATGTTCCCGATAAGTCTgtatattttggttttcatGCATTGAAATGTTGCAGATAAGCCATTAAAAGCAGCTATATTGATCAACTATGACCCAACTGGTCCGTCTCGCTTGTTGTCTACTATGTAAGTcagattcaaattcaaactcatGCGCccctttaatattttttgtttttgggttttggcaaTGGACCTATGTTCAAGCAAGATTGTAGTATAATGCGTCTTTCTGATGGGTGCAATTTAAAGGTTACAAGTCCAAATTGTTCGTCCAATTCCAGAGATTAATTGATGCTTGTGTacaatttatttcaaaatttgtatttatagTTGAATCTTCAGCTTATGAATTatctttataaaataaaagtggAAAGGGGCTGGCTATAGAAGGAGAGGACAATATGATTAACTGAAATGGTTTTATTTGGTTCAAATATTGGACTCTTTATTGGGGGCTAGTTTTAGGATGTGTTTAGTAAAACTTTTGGTAGTGTCATGAGCAGGGGTTGATTATTACCACTGcaacttttctttactttctTTAATATCATTACACTAATAAAGCCCAGCTTTTGATGACTTTGATAAGTGGGTGACCTATTCTAGAAGGATCAGGTTAAAAGCATCTTGTTTGGTGTTTCTAATATAGATGAATTAACATAAGACGTGATATTTGAGGGAGAATTGGTAATGTTATCATTCTGCAATTTGATTCCATCCTTCTCTCACAATGCGAGTGTCATGCTATATGTGTTAACCTTTCACAAAGTTGGCATTATACTTTCAGGAACCTTTGTCTTCGTAGCTTTCAGGAAAATTGCTTTCTTTCCTCTGTAGTCTAGATTTCAAAGTGGTTTTCGACAACCGTGCTTCATATTCCCTTCAACCCCAATTTAGGTTTTATCTTTGAGATATATGATGTTTGAGCCATAGGCTTGTTTCCGGTCTATACTTTTGGACCACTCAATGGGTACAGACATTATGTCATGTTGTAAAATTTTAGATTGATTTGAGTTGACTTGTTAGCTTGATCATCGTTCCTTCTTCAGCACCAATAACTCaatctttttgttctttttcccttcttcaCCATTAATTCATTTGCTGCACCTgcccattttttattttcaaggaaaagcaaaaagaTATGTGAATACACTAGGACAAATTCAGCTTTGCTACTTATATCCATTATTACATTTATAAGTTCAAATGTTATGGATTAATCGAAAAATATATCCCTCATAGAACTTTTCATTGGCCTATTTcctatatgcatatatatatggagaAATTCATTGGGAAATTTTGTTTGATGGTGCCTGTGGTTAGCAGTCAAATTGGAAGTTGATATGTGCAAATAGGTTTTGCTACATGTTACTTTTGTTACATATATATCAAGATGCTACAGTTCTCTTCTCATGGATGTATTTTAGATGCTTCTAGATGTATTTTGGGgtataaatttgaattttcataaCACAAAGAAGAGTCTTAAGGGAAGTTTTGAGCTTTGAAAGAGGAATTGCAAGGATTAGAAACTTCTCATGACAGGCAGTGATACCAATTGAATATCTGGAAAAGCCTGAGATTGGGGCTGATGATGAGCGAACTATTAAACAAGGGAAAAATAAGGAAGataaatatcatttttcttaAGTTCATCAACTGCAGATGAAAAATGAATTAAGCAATAGTACTGATCTTCTTGATAGTTGGTATCAAGCTGTGCAGTATAGTTGTCAAACAGTCTACTCCCTAGAAGTTTTCCGAGAgttgtgaatttttattttagatatatacattgttaatattattattatcattattatttgGCTATTTAGGTCAAAATTTTCCCCAAAGTGTTTAATAGTGTTTTAAATTCTGatataaaatcctaattttaaagtaaaaatGTTGCCTTttcgtgttttatttgtttgggATCCACGTAAACCAGTCTACCAAGAGTTGCATCAATTTGGAGTTCAGACTAAAACTCAATACATATTGTTGAATGCTTAAAAAACTGGGCTTGCATGTCAATATGCTTACATTCAAGTTTGCCTGTCATGTTTTGTATGTGTACCTTCTTTCAGAAATAATGACAGGGAACAGTAACCCTTACGTCTATAGTTGCTTTCTGTTTGATTTGGCCATGGGAAAATTTTACTTAAATGTATGATGCTTATGATTTTGTTCTGTTTGGAAGCACTGTACCTGAAGGTTGATTGTATACATGCAGcgcagaagaagaagggatAAAAGTGAATCCCATCGAATTGAGTCAATTCATTGATTTCATCAAATGTGACAAGCTCCAGACTGAGAGCTTCATTATTGGACCAAACCAATGTAAGTTCTTAATGTGGCTGCAATTACCACAATTACTATGtttaataagtaataactGTCTGCTTAACTGGAGGATTTGGGGGCATATGGTTTTGTATTCCTTATTACATTTTTTAGGGATTTAAAGTGGCCTTATATGGTACTACTGAATCCTGTAAAGTTGTCTTTCAGTTTAGATCATGAAATTTTACAGCAGGTTTTCAATATCTTGACAATATGTGTTCTTTGACTACAATAAATGAGCTTTTGACGACAACAGAAAACTGCTGcggaaatgcaaaaaaggtTGCACATATTATGATAGATGTTGCATCAGTTCATGAGAACTGCTCATATATGCATCTTAGGACTGATTTGCTTCTATACGTGTCTATTTTTTTACGGCTCCTATTTGCACCCTACAGATCCCATCTACAATGTTTATGCTTTGAGATCTAATTGTGGTAAGTTTTACTAGATCTAATATTATGGCAGATATAGTCACATCAATTCATGAGAATTGGTTCTGTGCAAGGTGCATGAACACATCAAAATCTACTGGTGAAGGCGCTATCGTTATGCATACAGCAGCATTTCTCTTGGTTGCATTGTAAGCACTTACCGTCTGTAATTTTTACTTTAAGCACTGAAATGAGGTTTGGGATGTGACTGTAATATGTACAGAATGAGAAactcaaataatatatatttttcaagagATTTGTGATCATTTGTTGTGAATTATAATTCATTCATGCAGGTATGATGGTTCTATTGGCTCAGCATCTCGTGCTATGGTGGCTGTTGATCAGTTTGCGTGGCAATTAACTCGAAAGAATCTGTAACTTTGTCAAAAAGATAGTGTAAGTTTTTAGTGTGATATTCTCTGGCACCTTGAATATGTCTTGATTAattattctgttttttttttttgttcatcaCTTGCCACTATTATGTTGCCacaataattataataattttatcaTTATGCTTACTGATGCAGGGCAGTAGTGATAAGCTGCTGTCCAGCGGCTAAAACAGTGCCAAACAACGGTAGAAACGGAATCCCAGCGATAAACAACACAGAAAATAAATGGATAAAGTGAAGTTGGAACTAAGATGATTGAGTTCTGGGCCAAAGACACCCCAGAGGAACTCTATATTCTGTCATTTCTGAATAAAGTTGTTAAAAGACCCTTATTACAACCGTTAACTAGGCTTATATATTAGCCATCAAACCCTAACAAATTGGAAAACCTAATTGACAAAGGAAATTAAACCAAATCCTAACTGGAATAGGAAAACTATAATATCAAAAGTAACCCTAGCCCAATCGACTGTCGGCTACTTAGACCTGGAATGCCCATCAGATGCTCTTGCGTCACTTACTCAAGTCACATCTTTATTAATATGTGATATGTAGATCTAGCATGAAAATTGATGCCTGTTTTGTATAATACCAAATTCTCTTGGGGAAATGTAATCGGACTTGACATTGAGGCAACAAAAGCTAATACTGTTCCTGCTAACAAAATCAGGCTGTTCATGCATCTGTGGTTTCAAACAGCTGATGCTGCAATGAAGCTAAAATATTTTGTGACCGTAAATAATCCGTGTACCGTTCTTATACATGCTCAAACTGCCATGCTCAACCCCAGTAACTCTGGAATGATGCAACATAGGTTAGAAATAATACCAGCATCAATTGATTCAACAAGCCTTTGGACATTCcctcccaaaaaaaagagtgtCTTAGGACATGATGGCTTTCCCATATACACAACCTCATAAAGCAAAGTAGTGTAGGGAATACCCTTATAATAACCATATTGTCACTGAAATATTCTTGTAAAATCGAAGAATGCATCAATTAGGCAACACTTTTCACTCTGGAACCTTGAAAATTCTTTATGCGTGTTCAAATTGATGATGCTTTTATCACCTTCAAATTGATGATGCTTTTATCACCACCCTTTTTTAAGTTTACCATGCTTGTTTGAAATCCGACTGCTATGTTATAGGACTGGGGAATATAATTTCTGCTTATGTTTTATTCAAGTTATAAACAATGTAAGGTACATGGTATTGGCATAGTATAGTTCAACAAGCCCAGAGATGATAATGATCACACCAGAATTGTCACAAAATCATGAAAGAAATTACTCTTCTAATCATAACGTGCTTTCTTTGCTATTGTAGGTACTAGGTTGCTTAAAAGAAGGCTTATAAGATGCAATGCATCcaatttgaatgaaaatgGTTCACCCTGGAGTTGCCCTTTTCGTCTTGTTTTATTCTACTAATACGAAGATCCTACCGGCAAAGGTGCTGTAATCGGAAAATTGCAAGCCTTGGATGAAACCAAATTGAATGTTAAATTGATGTGGTGGGATGGGCATAGGatttattcttattttgacagaaacaaaaattatgaGGATCCTTTGAGATCCCAATATTTCAACTGTCATATAAGATCCTTTTAAGGCTACCAAATGAGTAACATGATTAAACCAAATACAAAGATTTAAAAGTAGATGACCATGATTGGCGAGCGCATCTGCCATtattttgcatcttttctttttctttttcgtcaTTCACTAGGGAGGGGAAGGGGGAGTAATACATTGGGTTGCCTCAAGATTGTCTCTTACGTGAATCGCGAGTGCACTTGTAGGGGTGAGGGAAGAGTTTGGCCCACTTTTCAACTGTGGTGCCACCCATGTGCTCCCCATGTGCTTATATTGCCTTATCTAAAACCTATGTTGAAtttttgaaccaaaaaaaaaaaggattaacTACACTTTAGTCCCTGGAGGTTTAGTGTCAGTATCGAAATGGGCCCCAAGGTttcattttaatcaatttcatactcaacattttgaaatattaCCAATTTACACCAATCTTTACATTGACCATCAAAGTTAGACGTTAAATGTTGATGTGGCAGGTGTGGGTCCCACCTCATAACCAAACAGTAGTTAGAAAGAGACAAGAAGAAGGGCAGtttcgggaaaaaaaaaaaatcaaaaggtcGCCTTCTCTCTTCAACGCACGCGTTCCAAGGCGTGCTTCGATTACCAGGCttggaaaaatcaaagaaactCAGTTTTTGTGTTGTGTTCATGTACTGAAACAAACATAGAGGAGAGGGTTTGAGGGATTGAGTTTGGAGtgcaaaaatttgaaatagacTGCAAAAATCATACTGAAACGGAGGTTTTCGAAGGATCTGAAGAATATGAGTTAGGGACTTCGTCCAAAAGGATATGGAGAACCTTTCTACAGTAAGTATGGCTTACTGTTCTAAGGTTCTTGGCAGATGATGTTTTCAAGTGAAAGTTTCAAATAGAGTCAGTTTTGAGTTTGGTGTCGACTGGAAGTTTGGCTTTTGTAATGGATTGTGAGTTTCGAGTTAGGTGTCGGTATCACTGTGTATATTTAATTGGTAGATGGAATGGTGTGAATTGTAGGTGGTATCCGGAAGTAAACGTTGGCTTTTGTATGTGGTCCTACAACCACTGGGAATCTTATCTTTTGTTTATATGTGTACTGACATAGAAAGCTGCATTTGTATATGTGTGTTTGTATTTGTAGTTGTATGTGTATTTGTATGTGTGTATTTGTAAACAGGattacatgttttttttgttgttggtaaAATTGGTAAAATTCATGTGTGGCTTTCGACCTGTAAGGGATGAGGTATGATTTTCTATTGAAATGTACCACAATGGTGAAATAAGAGGTAATTATTATGTGAATGGGTACATGGATTGGTTTGATTATTGTGATAAGGATAGAATGTCAATGACTGAGATAGATGCCATGGTCAAGGAGTTAGGGCACGAAGGTTTGATTAACTACTGGTACAGTATTCCAGGTGATAGATTTGATGGTGGCCTAATTAAGATGAGTGAGGATACAGATGTCTTAGACATGCTAGTATTTGTGCTAGACACTAGGGTGATAAATATATTCCTAGAACATGTCTTGGCATGCAGTCAAGAGCAGTTTTATAGTCAAGTAGGTTCaaacatatttataaatttggaTGATGAATTTGGGACCAAGACTAGGGTAGTGATTCA encodes the following:
- the LOC117628674 gene encoding uncharacterized protein LOC117628674 isoform X1; protein product: MDWGFVHKAWDKWASPNIGSDKPLKAAILINYDPTGPSRLLSTIAEEEGIKVNPIELSQFIDFIKCDKLQTESFIIGPNQYIVTSIHENWFCARCMNTSKSTGEGAIVMHTAAFLLVALYDGSIGSASRAMVAVDQFAWQLTRKNL
- the LOC117628674 gene encoding uncharacterized protein LOC117628674 isoform X2 — translated: MDWGFVHKAWDKWASPNIGSDKPLKAAILINYDPTGPSRLLSTIAEEEGIKVNPIELSQFIDFIKCDKLQTESFIIGPNQFTSIHENWFCARCMNTSKSTGEGAIVMHTAAFLLVALYDGSIGSASRAMVAVDQFAWQLTRKNL